A genomic segment from Micropterus dolomieu isolate WLL.071019.BEF.003 ecotype Adirondacks linkage group LG03, ASM2129224v1, whole genome shotgun sequence encodes:
- the znf687a gene encoding zinc finger protein 687a has translation MGDMKTPDFDDLLAAFDIPDIDAKEAIQSSPEEEQDEVGTNADERESRSPSGFPCSPASHSDLSVVSVIVKNTVRSESFEEEKFVGDKTDNPSSSGINSQVQVRYGDLTSQLGPKMPADAPVELQIVNGFEGSVPSDQGQSNTASWPQCPPLRSTLNLSEGGSDKGAEVGSVQHTTDVMTSLKPLLYLQSSTSAGTNYSTPPSPHSVSPHLPPHSPQKEETHLLSNPSSSPLPQNGSVKAGIKRVMHSDESDSEPDLGSPLVIQESPESVMASPPKFKHRAKVRSQLLRSPETTSCFLSPPRLAPAEPEPQHEEKGRPTTPSSPSTAPQQQSPQDCLPSVSTGSASVQEERYPEHVIDERDSPESPPPSETGHVVPTRSSSPDSAQTSGLEVNHKDFHHQEELMESEPREEDRPGDTEELNEKLAGDGENLNEESCGADTENPGSASAAETVSPPLRPLKVKIKMPTGSITRTVTGVAPKRGGRAAPKGVDSSKPSSERHNTRSKREPSQMPAMAMLQEGDRAVKDKTPVDTKPKVSPTAVSITKTAALPSISVSFPRVTPGVINSRGLGQKTVNSGITHPPPSPLLHPQSSGKPASIVNSTGAIISKSQTNLVEAFNKILNNKNLLPSYKPDLSTPLPAEWGLPLPAQGYRCLECGDAFALEQSLARHYARRSLRIEVTCNHCAKRLAFFNKCSLLLHAREHKERGLIMQCSHLVMKPVTVEQMIGQQEPSAVGPSSSSISQATPNQTPQAHQAVSNKKAESVQYISNKCPECQAQFSSKEAVAEHFQEIKPAQTTSCTKCSPAMLLPNSCSAAAHQRIHQGLSPHVCPECGGSAKQPQFQTHLHKTCLHFARRIGYRCSSCLVVFGGLNSVKSHIQQAHCDMFHKCPSCPMAFKSAPSIQTHITSQHPTLTEGQTMLIYKCVMCDTVFTNKSLLYVHFDTHLTNQKVHVFKCPECTKLFSQRSSLLDHFMTHKTPMVKQELPSPPAAPSSSLPSLTFESSDGEEWRDEDKKEKEKTEKTKTPSGWKCAPCHARYPDREDYITHMAEQHGKTLKKFPCNKCESSFTTTSSLRRHIRDKHKVLNRGFRCQFCGEGKKTFSSRVLLERHVQLRHSMDTESQDTLMGGGDEADSSSEQDSSLGACRRRRGAAKMEQDEESTDGVSPVKRLQSSSSAPAPYSTPESGFRCAPCGFTTEDQALFLEHISQHRRAGTEGGSQQCLQCGACFTSTSSLSRHCFITHKVRNTITEKQQSPSVHPAPSPGNSRNHGEKSSLDGSAPGSPSSQSSVAQGMEEEGTLACKVCGKQFEKASDLNTHFRTHGMAFISARNAGKST, from the exons ATGGGGGACATGAAGACCCCAGACTTTGATGATTTGCTGGCAGCTTTTGACATTCCTGACATTGATGCCAAAGAAGCCATTCAGTCAAGTCCAGAAGAGGAGCAGGATGAGGTGGGGACTAATGCAGATGAGAGGGAGAGTCGGTCTCCTTCAGGCTTTCCCTGCTCTCCTGCCTCGCACAGTGACCTCTCTGTGGTCAGTGTTATTGTGAAGAACACAGTGCGGTCTGAGTCTTTTGAAGAGGAGAAATTTGTCGGGGACAAAACCGACAATCCTTCAAGCAGTGGCATAAACTCTCAGGTTCAGGTCAGGTATGGTGACCTCACCTCTCAGCTTGGTCCTAAAATGCCTGCTGATGCCCCAGTGGAGCTCCAGATTGTCAATGGCTTTGAGGGATCTGTCCCCAGTGATCAAGGACAGTCCAACACAGCGTCTTGGCCCCAGTGTCCACCATTGAGGTCCACACTGAACCTTAGTGAGGGTGGCAGCGATAAAGGAGCTGAGGTTGGATCGGTCCAGCATACTACTGATGTCATGACAAGTTTGAAGCCCCTCCTCTACCTCCAGTCTTCGACTAGTGCCGGTACTAACTACTCAACTCCTCCCTCCCCGCACTCTGTCAGCCCTCACCTTCCTCCTCACTCCCCTCAGAAGGAGGAAACACATCTCCTCAGTAATCCATCATCCTCCCCTTTACCACAAAACGGGAGTGTTAAGGCTGGAATTAAGCGTGTTATGCACTCAGATGAAAGTGACTCAGAGCCGGACTTAGGAAGTCCACTGGTGATCCAGGAGAGCCCAGAATCTGTAATGGCTTCCCCCCCCAAATTTAAACACAGAGCAAAAGTACGGTCTCAGCTGCTTAGGTCCCCTGAAACCacttcttgttttctttctcctcctcgtCTGGCACCTGCAGAACCTGAACCCCAACATGAGGAAAAGGGGAGACCTACCACCCCCAGTTCTCCCTCCACAGCTCCTCAGCAACAGAGCCCCCAGGACTGCCTCCCGTCTGTCAGCACAGGCTCTGCATCAGTCCAAGAGGAGAGATACCCAGAGCACGTGATTGATGAGAGGGACTCGCCTGAGAGCCCACCGCCCAGTGAGACAGGTCATGTAGTCCCCACAAGAAGCAGCAGCCCTGATTCGGCCCAAACATCAGGTCTAGAAGTGAACCACAAGGACTTTCATCACCAAGAGGAGCTCATGGAAAGTGAACCCAGAGAAGAGGACAGGCCAGGTGACACTGAGGAGCTGAATGAAAAGCTGGCTGGAGATGGAGAAAATTTAAATGAGGAGAGCTGTGGTGCTGACACTGAGAATCCTGGGTCTGCTAGTGCTGCAGAAACAGTTTCACCTCCATTGCGCCCCCTCAAAGTCAAAATCAAAATGCCTACAGGCAGCATCACTAGGACTGTGACTGGTGTTGCACCTAAAAGAGGTGGAAGAGCCGCTCCTAAGGGTGTGGATAGTTCAAAACCTTCATCAGAACGTCATAACACAAGATCCAAGAGGGAGCCATCTCAGATGCCTGCAATGGCGATGCTCCAGGAAGGGGACCGTGCAGTCAAAGACAAAACCCCAGTGGACACCAAGCCTAAAGTTTCTCCCACTGCTGTTAGCATCACCAAAACTGCAGCCCTGCCCTCAATCTCCGTCTCCTTTCCCAGAGTCACCCCAGGTGTGATCAACTCTCGCGGCCTGGGCCAGAAAACTGTGAACAGTGGGATAACACATCCACCACCTTCACCTCTGCTCCATCCTCAAAGTAGCGGCAAACCGGCCTCTATAGTTAACAGCACTGGGGCAATCATATCCAAGAGTCAGACCAACCTGGTAGAAGCCTTCAATAAGATCCTCAACAACAAAAACCTGCTGCCCAGTTATAAACCAGATCTGAGCACACCTCTTCCTGCAGAGTGGGGCCTTCCTCTACCTGCACAG GGTTACCGGTGTTTGGAGTGCGGGGATGCCTTCGCCTTGGAGCAGAGTTTGGCGCGGCACTACGCCCGGCGCTCACTGAGGATTGAGGTGACGTGTAATCACTGCGCCAAGCGGTTGGCCTTCTTCAACAAGTGCAGCCTGCTTTTACACGCCAGAGAGCACAAGGAGAGAGGCCTAATCATGCAGTGTTCGCATCTGGTCATGAAACCTGTAACTGTGGAACAGATGATTGGCCAGCAGGAACCCTCCGCAGTTG GACCTTCATCATCATCCATCAGCCAGGCCACCCCAAACCAAACACCCCAGGCACATCAGGCAGTATCCAACAAGAAAGCGGAGTCAGTGCAGTacatcagtaataaatgtccTGAGTGTCAGGCTCAGTTCAGCAGCAAAGAAGCGGTGGCTGAGCATTTCCAAGAAATCAAACCAGCACAAACCACT TCATGCACAAAGTGTTCTCCTGCCATGCTCCTGCCCAACAGCTGCAGTGCAGCAGCTCATCAACGCATCCACCAAGGCCTCTCTCCACATGTCTGCCCAGAGTGTGGGGGCTCGGCCAAGCAGCCTCAATTTCAAACACACCTGCACAAGACCTGTTTGCACTTTGCACGTCGCATTGGATACAG ATGTTCCAGTTGCCTGGTGGTGTTTGGAGGGCTTAACTCGGTGAAGTCTCACATCCAACAGGCTCACTGTGATATGTTCCACAAATGCCCCAGCTGTCCTATGGCTTTCAAATCTGCTCCCAGCATACAGACCCACATCACTTCCCAACATCCAACGCTCACTGAAGGACAGACcat GTTGATCTATAAATGTGTCATGTGTGACACAGTTTTTACAAACAAGTCCCTGCTGTACGTCCACTTTGACACTCATTTAACCAATCAAAAGGTGCATGTGTTTAAATGCCCGGAGTGCACCAAGTTGTTTTCTCAGAGGAGTTCCCTACTGGACCATTTCATG ACCCACAAGACTCCCATGGTGAAACAAGAGTTGCCTTCACCTCCAGCTGCTCCCTCTAGTTCCCTGCCTTCGTTAACGTTTGAGAGCTCAGATGGGGAGGAATGGAGGGATGaagataaaaaagagaaagagaagactGAAAAGACGAAGACCCCCTCAGGGTGGAAGTGTGCGCCTTGCCACGCACGCTACCCAGACCGGGAAGATTACATTACCCATATGGCTGAACAACATGGCAAG ACTCTGAAGAAGTTTCCTTGTAACAAGTGTGAGAGCTCCTTCACCACCACGTCCAGTCTGAGACGTCACATCAGGGACAAACACAAAGTCCTGAATCGTGGCTTTCGCTGCCA gttctGTGGTGAGGGTAAGAAAACATTCAGCAGCAGAGTGTTGTTGGAGAGGCATGTTCAGCTGAGACACAGCATGGACACAGAAAGCCAGGACACACTGATG GGGGGCGGGGATGAGGCTGACAGTTCCTCAGAACAGGACAGCAGTTTGGGGGCTTGCCGGAGGCGAAGAGGAGCTGCGAAGATGGAGCAGGACGAAGAGTCCACAGATGGAGTGAGCCCAGTGAAGAGGTTgcagtcctcctcctctgcGCCTGCCCCCTACTCCACTCCTGAGTCTGGTTTCCGCTGCGCCCCCTGCGGCTTCACCACAGAGGACCAGGCATTGTTCCTGGAGCATATCAGCCAGCACCGGCGAGCAGGGACGGAGGGCGGCAGTCAGCAGTGTCTGCAGTGCGGCGCCTGCTTCACATCCACCTCCTCCCTGTCGCGCCATTGCTTCATCACCCACAAAGTGAGAAATACCATCACTGAGAAGCAGCAGTCCCCAAGCGTGCACCCAGCTCCCTCCCCTGGTAACAGCAGGAACCACGGTGAGAAGAGTTCTCTGGACGGTTCTGCACCAGGATCGCCCTCCTCTCAATCCTCCGTAGCTCAGGGCATGGAGGAAGAGGGCACGCTGGCCTGTAAGGTGTGCGGGAAACAATTTGAAAAGGCATCAGATCTGAATACGCACTTCAGAACTCACGGTATGGCTTTTATCAGCGCAAGGAATGCAGGAAAATCTACCTAA
- the LOC123967981 gene encoding 26S proteasome non-ATPase regulatory subunit 4-like, translating to MGLESTMVCVDNSEYMRNGDFLPTRLQAQQDAVNIVCHSKTRSNPENNVGLITMANNCEVLTTLTPDTGRILSKLHAVQPRGNISFCTGIRVAHLALKHRQGKNHKMRIIAFVGSPVEDNEKDLVKMAKRLKKEKVNVDVINFGEEEMNTEKLTAFINTLNGKEGAGSHLVTVPPGPSLADALLSSPILAGEGGAVLGLGASDFEFGVDPSADPELALALRVSMEEQRQRQEDEARRAAVASAAEAGISSPAADESEDALLKMSVPHTESSTPALPDFSRMTEDEQIAYALQMSMQGAGAEFVAEDMDTGADVDSSKAKDEEDYDVMQDPEFLQSVLENLPGVDPNNEAIRNAMGSLASQTVSKPDTKKDEEKKK from the exons ATGGGGCTCGAAAGTACTATGGTCTG TGTGGACAACAGTGAGTACATGCGCAATGGAGACTTTCTGCCCACCAGGCTGCAGGCTCAGCAGGACGCAGTTAATATTGTTTGTCACTCCAAGACCCGCAGCAACCCTGAAAACAATGTGGGCCTCATCACCATGGCAAA CAACTGTGAGGTGCTGACCACACTGACTCCAGACACGGGTAGGATACTGTCCAAGCTACATGCTGTGCAGCCTCGTGGAAACATTAGCTTCTGCACGGGCATCAGGGTGGCACAT ttgGCGCTGAAGCACAGACAGGGCAAAAACCACAAGATGCGCATTATTGCATTTGTTGGCAGCCCAGTGGAGGACAACGAAAAAGAT CTGGTCAAAATGGCAAAGcgtctaaagaaagaaaaggtcaATGTGGATGTCATTAACTTTGGAGAGGAG GAGATGAACACAGAGAAGTTGACAGCCTTCATCAACACACTGAATGGCAAAGAGGGCGCAGGATCTCACCTGGTCACAGTACCTCCAGGCCCCAGTCTGGCCGATGCACTGCTGTCTTCACCCATCTTGGCAGGAGAAGGAGGTGCAGTGTTGGGCCTGGGTGCCAGTGACTTTGAGTTTGGAGTAGATCCCAGCGCAGACCCAGAGCTGGCCTTG GCCCTGCGGGTGTCTatggaggagcagagacaaCGACAGGAGGATGAAGCTCGCAGGGCTGCTGTTGCATCAGCTGCTGAAGCTGGCATTTCCTCCCCTGCCGCAGATG AGTCTGAGGATGCCCTGCTGAAGATGTCTGTTCCCCATACAGAGTCATCCACACCTGCTCTACCAGATTTCAGCCGCATGACAGAGGATGAACAGATCGCCTATGCTCTGCAGATGTCTATGCAGGGAGCAGGAGCag AGTTTGTTGCTGAGGACATGGACACAGGAGCTGATGTGGACTCCAGTAAGGCTAAG GATGAAGAGGACTATGATGTTATGCAGGATCCAGAGTTCCTTCAGAGCGTCCTGGAAAACCTTCCAGGAGTTGACCCTAACAACGAGGCCATCCGTAACGCCATGGGCTCTCTGGCTTCCCAGACGGTCTCTAAACCTGACACCAAGAAGGAcgaggagaaaaagaaatga
- the LOC123968561 gene encoding phosphatidylinositol 4-phosphate 5-kinase type-1 alpha-like isoform X1 codes for MATAGTADSGSTAPTGTSGIRKMVPAEMPGSSGTTQSMKKTIGHRGVETTTGETTYKKTTSSALKGAIMLGIAHTVGSLSQKAERDVLMQDFVVVESIFFPSEGSNLTPAHHYSDFRFKTYAPIAFRYFRELFGIRPDDYMYSLCNEPLIELSNPGASGSIFYVSSDDEFIIKTVQHKEAEFLQKLLPGYFMNINQNKRTLLPKFYGLYCVQAGGKNIRIVVMNNLLPRTIPMHLKYDLKGSTYKRRASPKEREKAVPTHKDLDFIQDLPDGLLLEADNYNALCKTIQRDCLLLQSFKIMDYSLLMGIHNMDQASRERERGGGTSGDSGGSEGAVTPDQRRPQAQKSLYCTAMESIQGEARGKGALDSEDHMGGIPSRNSKGERLLIYIGIIDILQSYRFIKKLEHSWKALVHDGDTVSVHRPGFYADRFQQFMCNTVFKKIPLKPSPSKKSRGGGQGGLRRAPTLGAPTPLSHATGQSSMDSRLVYHSHFKSTDSEADSGVQSSGRPDLVPRTPPLVENPADCEANLSTSSLGSTGVASTSPPLRSVGVEVHKSANPDFDQGSSHSLEAEGALDNSGNLCGNEDVVSLSDIIPETNICFYIRGSLDEAAMCNGGCDNEESSGGKIKKKTVCGML; via the exons ATGCCTGGCTCTTCAGGTACAACTCAGAGCATGAAGAAGACCATTGGACACCGGGGCGTTGAGACCACCACAGGAGAGACCACCTATAAAAAG ACCACTTCGTCTGCCCTAAAAGGCGCCATCATGTTGGGCATCGCTCACACAGTTGGCAGCTTAAGCCAAAAGGCAGAAAGGGATGTTCTCATGCAGGACTTTGTGGTAGTCGAAAGCATCTTCTTCCCCAG TGAAGGCAGTAACCTGACTCCTGCTCATCACTACAGTGACTTTCGCTTTAAGACCTATGCTCCTATTGCCTTTCGATACTTCAGGGAACTCTTTGGCATCCGGCCAGATGACTACATG TATTCTCTGTGCAACGAGCCACTGATCGAGCTGTCTAACCCCGGAGCCAGTGGATCCATCTTCTATGTCTCTAGTGATGACGAGTTCATCATCAAGACTGTTCAACATAAAGAGGCAGAGTTCCTCCAAAAGCTTCTGCCTGGATATTTCATG AATATAAACCAAAACAAGCGCACCCTGCTACCCAAGTTCTATGGACTCTATTGTGTTCAGGCAGGAGGTAAGAACATCCGGATTGTCGTGATGAACAATCTTCTGCCTCGGACCATCCCCATGCACCTCAAATACGACCTGAAGGGCTCCACCTATAAGAGAAGAGCTTCCcctaaggagagagagaaggccgTTCCCACTCACAAAGACCTGGACTTTATCCAGGACTTGCCTGACGGCCTGCTGCTGGAAGCCGACAACTACAATGCCTTGTGCAAGACTATACAGAGGGACTGCTTG CTTTTGCAGAGCTTTAAGATCATGGATTACAGCCTGTTAATGGGCATCCACAACATGGACCAGGCCAGTCGAGAGCGGGAGCGTGGTGGGGGCACTTCGGGGGACAGTGGGGGGTCGGAGGGAGCAGTAACCCCAGATCAGCGCCGGCCACAAGCCCAGAAAAGTCTGTACTGTACAGCCATGGAGTCCATTCAGGGGGAGGCTCGAGGGAAGGGAGCTTTGGATTCAGAAGATCA CATGGGTGGGATTCCATCTCGCAATTCTAAAGGAGAGAGGTTGCTGATCTACATCGGCATCATTGACATTCTCCAGTCCTACAG gtTTATTAAGAAGTTGGAGCACTCCTGGAAGGCCTTGGTCCATGATGGG GACACAGTTTCGGTTCACAGACCTGGCTTCTATGCAGATCGTTTCCAGCAATTCATGTGCAACACAGTGTTCAAGAAAATTCCAC TAAAACCATCACCATCTAAGAAGAGTCGTGGTGGAGGTCAGGGAGGTCTTCGGAGGGCCCCCACCCTGGGAGCTCCCACCCCGCTGTCCCATGCGACAGGACAGTCATCCATGGACTCCAGACTAGTCTACCACAGCCACTTTAAAAGCACAGACTCAGAGGCAGACAGCG GCGTGCAGTCGTCGGGCAGACCAGATCTTGTTCCGAGGACCCCTCCGCTGGTAGAAAACCCTGCTGACTGTGAGGCCAACCTGTCCACCTCATCACTAGGCAGCACAGGAGTTGCCTCCACCTCTCCTCCGCTACG GTCTGTAGGGGTAGAAGTGCACAAATCAGCAAACCCAGACTTTGACCAGGGTTCTTCCCACAG TTTGGAGGCTGAAGGGGCTTTAGACAATTCAGGCAACCTGTGTGGAAACGAAGATGTAGTTTCACTCTCAGACATCATCCCTGAGACCAACATCTGTTTT TATATACGGGGATCGCTGGATGAAGCAGCGATGTGCAATGGAGGTTGTGATAATGAAGAAAGCAGTGGTGGGAAGATCAAGAAGAAGACTGTGTGTGGTATGCTTTAG
- the LOC123968561 gene encoding phosphatidylinositol 4-phosphate 5-kinase type-1 alpha-like isoform X2 translates to MATAGTADSGSTAPTGTSGIRKMVPAEMPGSSGTTQSMKKTIGHRGVETTTGETTYKKTTSSALKGAIMLGIAHTVGSLSQKAERDVLMQDFVVVESIFFPSEGSNLTPAHHYSDFRFKTYAPIAFRYFRELFGIRPDDYMYSLCNEPLIELSNPGASGSIFYVSSDDEFIIKTVQHKEAEFLQKLLPGYFMNINQNKRTLLPKFYGLYCVQAGGKNIRIVVMNNLLPRTIPMHLKYDLKGSTYKRRASPKEREKAVPTHKDLDFIQDLPDGLLLEADNYNALCKTIQRDCLLLQSFKIMDYSLLMGIHNMDQASRERERGGGTSGDSGGSEGAVTPDQRRPQAQKSLYCTAMESIQGEARGKGALDSEDHMGGIPSRNSKGERLLIYIGIIDILQSYRFIKKLEHSWKALVHDGDTVSVHRPGFYADRFQQFMCNTVFKKIPLKPSPSKKSRGGGQGGLRRAPTLGAPTPLSHATGQSSMDSRLVYHSHFKSTDSEADSGVQSSGRPDLVPRTPPLVENPADCEANLSTSSLGSTGVASTSPPLRSVGVEVHKSANPDFDQGSSHSLEAEGALDNSGNLCGNEDVVSLSDIIPETNICF, encoded by the exons ATGCCTGGCTCTTCAGGTACAACTCAGAGCATGAAGAAGACCATTGGACACCGGGGCGTTGAGACCACCACAGGAGAGACCACCTATAAAAAG ACCACTTCGTCTGCCCTAAAAGGCGCCATCATGTTGGGCATCGCTCACACAGTTGGCAGCTTAAGCCAAAAGGCAGAAAGGGATGTTCTCATGCAGGACTTTGTGGTAGTCGAAAGCATCTTCTTCCCCAG TGAAGGCAGTAACCTGACTCCTGCTCATCACTACAGTGACTTTCGCTTTAAGACCTATGCTCCTATTGCCTTTCGATACTTCAGGGAACTCTTTGGCATCCGGCCAGATGACTACATG TATTCTCTGTGCAACGAGCCACTGATCGAGCTGTCTAACCCCGGAGCCAGTGGATCCATCTTCTATGTCTCTAGTGATGACGAGTTCATCATCAAGACTGTTCAACATAAAGAGGCAGAGTTCCTCCAAAAGCTTCTGCCTGGATATTTCATG AATATAAACCAAAACAAGCGCACCCTGCTACCCAAGTTCTATGGACTCTATTGTGTTCAGGCAGGAGGTAAGAACATCCGGATTGTCGTGATGAACAATCTTCTGCCTCGGACCATCCCCATGCACCTCAAATACGACCTGAAGGGCTCCACCTATAAGAGAAGAGCTTCCcctaaggagagagagaaggccgTTCCCACTCACAAAGACCTGGACTTTATCCAGGACTTGCCTGACGGCCTGCTGCTGGAAGCCGACAACTACAATGCCTTGTGCAAGACTATACAGAGGGACTGCTTG CTTTTGCAGAGCTTTAAGATCATGGATTACAGCCTGTTAATGGGCATCCACAACATGGACCAGGCCAGTCGAGAGCGGGAGCGTGGTGGGGGCACTTCGGGGGACAGTGGGGGGTCGGAGGGAGCAGTAACCCCAGATCAGCGCCGGCCACAAGCCCAGAAAAGTCTGTACTGTACAGCCATGGAGTCCATTCAGGGGGAGGCTCGAGGGAAGGGAGCTTTGGATTCAGAAGATCA CATGGGTGGGATTCCATCTCGCAATTCTAAAGGAGAGAGGTTGCTGATCTACATCGGCATCATTGACATTCTCCAGTCCTACAG gtTTATTAAGAAGTTGGAGCACTCCTGGAAGGCCTTGGTCCATGATGGG GACACAGTTTCGGTTCACAGACCTGGCTTCTATGCAGATCGTTTCCAGCAATTCATGTGCAACACAGTGTTCAAGAAAATTCCAC TAAAACCATCACCATCTAAGAAGAGTCGTGGTGGAGGTCAGGGAGGTCTTCGGAGGGCCCCCACCCTGGGAGCTCCCACCCCGCTGTCCCATGCGACAGGACAGTCATCCATGGACTCCAGACTAGTCTACCACAGCCACTTTAAAAGCACAGACTCAGAGGCAGACAGCG GCGTGCAGTCGTCGGGCAGACCAGATCTTGTTCCGAGGACCCCTCCGCTGGTAGAAAACCCTGCTGACTGTGAGGCCAACCTGTCCACCTCATCACTAGGCAGCACAGGAGTTGCCTCCACCTCTCCTCCGCTACG GTCTGTAGGGGTAGAAGTGCACAAATCAGCAAACCCAGACTTTGACCAGGGTTCTTCCCACAG TTTGGAGGCTGAAGGGGCTTTAGACAATTCAGGCAACCTGTGTGGAAACGAAGATGTAGTTTCACTCTCAGACATCATCCCTGAGACCAACATCTGTTTT taa